The following coding sequences are from one bacterium window:
- a CDS encoding SDR family oxidoreductase, whose product MEDSQKIAIVTGASRNIGAAIAIALAGRGMTVLVNYLKNEKAAKEVVQRIEAAGGRASAFAADVRDRGQVREMFRHATGKYGGLDVLVNNARLPHGRKGFLDTDWEADILPQLNIHFGGAFHCIQEAIPLMKARGGGSIVNILSWVFRVGSPNSHAYAPAKAALRSLTISLAAEMGPFQIRANSVSPGTTDTPEVHSRVSEEEWARRIARVPLGRNAHVEDIGGAVAFLCSEDARYITGEDITVAGGLAAGL is encoded by the coding sequence ATGGAAGATTCCCAGAAGATCGCCATTGTCACCGGCGCGAGCCGCAACATCGGCGCCGCCATCGCCATCGCCCTCGCGGGGCGGGGCATGACCGTTCTCGTCAACTACCTCAAAAACGAAAAAGCCGCCAAAGAAGTTGTTCAAAGGATCGAAGCGGCCGGCGGCCGGGCATCCGCCTTCGCCGCCGATGTCCGCGACCGCGGGCAGGTCCGCGAGATGTTCCGCCACGCCACCGGGAAATACGGCGGCCTCGATGTCCTCGTGAACAACGCCCGGCTGCCGCACGGCCGAAAAGGATTCCTCGACACCGACTGGGAGGCGGATATCCTCCCCCAGCTCAACATTCACTTCGGGGGCGCCTTCCACTGCATCCAGGAAGCCATCCCGCTGATGAAGGCGCGCGGCGGCGGGTCCATCGTCAACATCCTGAGCTGGGTGTTCCGCGTCGGCAGTCCCAACTCGCACGCCTATGCGCCCGCCAAGGCCGCCCTCCGCAGCCTGACGATCAGCCTTGCCGCCGAGATGGGCCCTTTTCAGATCCGGGCCAACTCCGTCTCCCCCGGGACGACGGACACCCCCGAGGTGCACAGCCGGGTGAGCGAAGAGGAGTGGGCCAGGCGCATCGCCCGCGTCCCGCTCGGCCGCAACGCCCATGTCGAGGATATCGGCGGGGCGGTAGCCTTTCTCTGCTCGGAGGATGCCCGCTACATCACGGGCGAGGACATCACCGTAGCGGGCGGACTGGCCGCGGGGCTTTAG